In Ornithodoros turicata isolate Travis chromosome 1, ASM3712646v1, whole genome shotgun sequence, the DNA window TTGATTTTGGGAGAGAGTTACTTGTCTCACAGCTCATTGTAGAATGATGCTTCAGTGGGCCAAATTGCCTTACCTGCTCTACCATATGCACTAGCATGTGCATCTTTGGAATGAAACTGGACACACCGTAACAGTTTACGTACACGCTGTTATGCTCAGCTATTGTAGTTTCAAGGTCGCTCAGGCACTCAATGGTCATAACTGGTGACCAGCACACCTGAACAATCTGACTGAGCAGCAGAAGGCATGACATGTGCTCACATTCTGGCACAACATTTTGTAGCATCAAAGGGAGGTGAAGTATTAACACAAATGCTACGCTGGCGGATGTCACTAACGAAAGGTCAGCTTCAAGGACTCGTGGACGATCACTTGAGCTGACACTAGGGTGGAACTGGAAGCTCTGAAGGCAGCGATTTAATGCCCTACGTGTGAGAAAGCCCACATTTCGCACGCAAAACCTGAAGAACAAAGATATTTCTTTAACTACGACTCCCTCTAGTAAAATGTGCATGGGATCGAACAAAATGTCAGTAGTCAGTGAAAAGTGATTAAATTTAGTCAACACTGAATCCCCATTTAAGCCGAAACTCGCTGAGAGTCTTTTTCGCTCCATTTCTGTATCTGCACGTTCCAGTCCCTCAACTTGCCTTTTCAGTTCACTGTCCACCCTGAGAGGGCACTGCGTATGATAGCTGTAATTTGTTATTTCTGACGAAGGTGCCTTACATGTGCGGCAGCTCAGCTGCACATTTGGACCAAATGACTCGTTAAATCCTGCGACATTATGGCACGCAAGACTGTCACCCATCAGTGCAATGACGGCCCCGTGAAATAGTTCTTCACCTTTAGCTGTCATAAAGCTAATCCCCTCTGATGACAATGCATTTACTGTCTCTATACACTCCTTAAGAAGCACTTCCTTGGCCTGTGTTGACTTCAAGCTTTTAGAATAACCGACTCCGAGCAGAATGATGTTGCAAATCTGGGAGCGGACAAAAGGAGGCATGTTCGCAAACATAATGTAAAATACAGTCAGCTTCCCCCTATTTCCCCTTTTCATTCCCAACGGGTTTGCTACTTCGATGTCATCACAATAGAGTACCAGAGTTAGGACATTCTGTTGCGTGCCTTGTAGAGCTGGGTGAGATGTAACCCGTATGCCATCATGAAAATCCTGAAGCAACCCCACTGGGGAGTTTCTTCTTACACCTCCAGAGAGCCAGCTATGGACATCAGGATGCTTCAATAAATTAGCAAGCAGATGCCTGACAGGCACATAATATGCTTTCTTTCCATCAGGTAAAGTTACCTGCTCAGGGGGGACATATATTCCACGCCTGAAATATTCTGATTTTCGTTGCCTGTCGCTGGACAGGGTCTTTATATTACAAGGAATATTCTGACATTGCATTATGTTTCCTACGGACTCAACAACTGTATCTATGGCCTTTTTTGATGTGCGATGATGCCCTTCTAGAGAACGACAAAGGTCTGAAAGAAGAGCTTCAACAGTATTGCACGCAGAGCTTTCAAATAGTTCATGTGAAGTCCCGCACGGGCTGACAGCGGTttctaaaacatcagggtcatCACCGTGAACCGTAGTTGATGAAGACATTGATTGGTTCCCTGTCATTTCACGGCAACAAGCTACGTGCTCTCTGTACCGCTTTGCATAGCGTATGTTGGCGTGGCAATGCGGGCAAACATAGGAAGTACGACTACCAGAAGAACAAGTTTTGCAGTGTACTCGGAATCGCTGATAGTTTGATGTAGAGAAGCCACAGGAACCACAAATGCTAGGCACCTTTTCTTTTCAGGAAGGTTGTGATGCTGACGGGACATTGGAGTTCTCTATTGGTTGTAGTATCTCTGATGGTACAGGCAAGACAGTAGCTACACTTGAAGTGCTTGCAGTGCCTGCAGGTAACGGCAACGCTGTAAGAAAACATTGCTGAAGCACTTTTCCTACACACCTGTTGTATGTGTAGCATCATCTCCTGGCTCCTGAATTGCAGTGGGCTCGGTTTCTGGAAAGGCCAAAGTTTCCATTACGTTCCAAGTCTGTTCGCACGAGTTAACACAAGCTGAGACAAACCTCTGCTTTCTGGGTCACCCAGGCATTCCTCTTCCAACACAAATGAGCATGTCCCTGACCAATCTCCTGAAAATAGGCGACATTGTGCCAATATGTTACATACTGCTATACAGCAACTGCTGCAGATTTGGCAAGAGAACTAATTTATATGGCTGCATCAACCCCTTACTTAGAAGAGGTGAATTATGCAGTATTCATGATGTTGTGCTATAATGAAGCAATGATCGGAACATTCATTGCAGCACAGCAAGACGTGAATTGTGAGATGATATACGTCGCCAGTTATTGTTCTCCAAGTTCGATTCAACGTTCACTAAAATGTAGCTCAGACAAACCTGTGTCCATGTGGGGCTGACGCTGCACAGTTTCTGGTCTGATTCCATGGGGTGAGGCTGTTTCAGGCCATAGAAAGATTTAGTTAGAATGCAGTTTTTTGTAAAGCTTCTGAAGCTACTCAGTTTGAAGGCaatatcacacacacacatgcaaatGAAAAAACCTGCATATGCTGCTTGCTTCTCACCTGGTGTGGACATGGATGCCTTGTCTGTGACAGACTGATCTGAGGCTGTCATGTCTCGTAGAGGAGGTGGCAAGCTTGCGAAGACATCTGAAATTAAAATTTTAAGCAGAAAATTTTCTCGTGAAAGATGGCTATATATCATGGGTGTATATCATGTGATTGCCGGCCAACGAAGCTGACTGCGATAATCATAAGAAAAAGCGAATTGATATCGATGAATTCATCCGGAGTGTGATGACGGTTGCGCCAAAGAGGAGGGAATTGGAACGACTTTGTTACTGGGGTGCCATTGCCAAAGTCCCCCGGTGAACTCTTAAATTTTGGTCTTTCTCTACACACGACCGAGGTTATCTATAAGCGAAATGTGCATCTGCATTATAATATAGGCTCTATGGAACTCTGCTTTACATTTAAACCTTGCTTCAGCTGTGGTTCCGAACATCCAGTGACAGCTCTTAAACAAAGCCCTGGCCTTTTTGGTGTCAATGTTGTATTGTAGATGGAAAAATATACCGCAGGGAATCTGAAATGCTGATAAGTGGGTCATAAAAGTGTCCGTATGCCTTCGTGAATAGGCTTCTGCTTCGGATGACTCAGTTTGAAAGTTCATACGTATTTCATGTGCATGTTTTGATTTGTGGCATGTTAGAGTCATTAGGTTGAGAAGTTCAAACATATTTCATGCGTTTGCAACGTTGACTTCTTGACTGAGTCAGTTTCGGTTTTGTTAGCCTGACCGTTTTCCATGTTAGTAAAGAGCTCGCCAACACTGCTACAAAGTCACTTTGCTCGATATTTTGGGGATACTTAGGATGCTTTTGGTATCGAACTAAACGTAATTTGCTGCTCGATGTACGTGCAACGGTTTCATGCCGTTTAGCGCCAGCTTTCCTGGTTTAAAACGCATCAGTGTATCTGCAGCCTTCAGCTCGGTTCATGCACGCAACTAACAATGCCAACTGCCGGATGTCAATCCTGTCGGCCTCCGTTATTCCAACAATGATTGTCCCTTAATGAAGGGCCTATCAGCAGTCACGTACTTACCGATCGCGGCGTGCGACACAGGTGAATGTCCACAGAACTCGCACCAGCCCGGTGGGAATGGTCCCGACCTCCAGACTTCTACACTTCTCATAAAAGACGAGCATTCGCAGACCGCACAGGCACCGCGATGTGCACCGCGCAAGTCCTTGTTGGTGCTCATTCtagggcatagccttcgggccCCCACCTGTTGGAAAGTGAAAGTAGTAACTCCAAAACGTTACACCCAATCCGTGTGAGGATAAGGTATGAAACCTTACAAGGCAGTCGACTCGCTCACCTTTCTGTCTGTGCGCTCTTACGGTGTACTTCCTGGCGCATCAGAACGGGCACCCACGAAAATTCCTTACTCTGGCGTGCGACGAAAGAGCAGCCAACAAGTAAGGTTACGGCGGGAAACGCCATACAGCAGATCCGCGGAAAATAGATAGcgtaacgtaaaaaaaaaaatcgagcgCAATGTCAACAACAACCACGAAAGAAACTTGTATCCGAATTTCAATGCTGAAATAAAAAGTATACGACGACTTTGCTATGAAGGAAACATTATCTCAGACCACTTATCATTCGCTTCCCTCACTTCGCCTCAGGCGGGGCACCGCTAAGTGAAACGGGAAGCTCTTTCGTTATGTTGTGGTTTACTTGTGTGGTCAATGAATTTGTTCAAGTCCATCAGGTACACGAAACTGATATATAATGAGGTACGCTGCGGTATGGGGTACAGCCCTCCGCCGTAATCCGGTACAACGTTATGTGACTGTTTGGTACCGAATGGACTCTGATATTGCCGGCATGGCCAGAGGATGTAACCGTACTGTACCCCCTTCTTCACGTCGTTCGCGCCGCTGCGACGGATGTGTACCGATTGCGTTTTCTGAGACCTGGTACATGTGCGGTACTCATCGGGTggcggatttagagtgtacagtgcGCAGTAGAGTTTTTGTGGATCCAGGAAAATTACTCACCGTTGAAGtgctgaagccggacaattgctcacaaTCTTCGTCAGTTCATTGTTACGTAGATAATTTctttgtcctctctccataacATAACAGCACATACCGAAATAATGGTGCcttgatgttacacgtaaggtatgtctgcccagtgtggcgacgtgttgcacgtgccgcagggcagGACTGTGAAAATGTCGCAGCAATGCTTCAAAGTCCTTTCGAAGCTTCCGGAGCTCTTCGTCTCGAATTCTGAGTTAATTCTTGTGATTTCGCTCTTCTTTTTGTCGCACTTGTTTCTCACGACTGCACTCTTCACGCACCAGTTCCGCTTCCAAGCTGTTCACTTGCATCTTCATCTCATGCATGCTCATCGCATGTTTCTCTATCGTCAGGTGACGTTCCATTTCGTAATCGCCTGCCTTGAATGTACATCCGAAAGCGGCCATCTTGGAAGCCTGCGGTGTTTTGCGTCAGCCGGCGCCGTGTTCCTCGAAGCTGCCCCCTCGAATATTGTCTTAATTGCAGTACTGATACGTGACTGGATAACCCTGACATCCCTGACACAGTTCCCGTGGCAGAAACAGCACTCCTGCGTACGCCTGGAACATTCATCGGTCAAGTGCCTTGGCCGGTCGGTGTTGGAGACAATGGAAGAAAACTCGTTGGGGCACGGAGTCGGACGTCGAGGGCAGGTGCGGAGGTGGTCCACACAGTTATGAGAGATGGCCGTCTGATACTTGCAGCCAAATATTGCACCAGGACAGAGCAAGAGGCTGCTTCCGTCGCAGCGAGTACATTGGGGGGCTGGCGAAGGTTCCTTGTTCAGTAAACACCTCTTGCATACGTAATGCTCACATGTGGTTGCTTTCCAGAGATCCATGGATGATGCCCCACAATACTCGGACACTCCCAACGAGTCCCGCGAAAGCGGGGGAGAAAAACGGACGGCAGGCATGTTGAGACAACGAGACGTTCGTCCGAGGGAAAGAATATATGTGCGATAGGATGCAAACGCTCGAGAAGAGTCGAGAAGAGCTCGAACAAGGAACTGTACAGCAAGTACTGATTCAGGTtgtcgaaccggaaccgaactgAACCAAAAACCGGAGCTGAAACGGAATTTTTTCACGAAGCGTgaccggaactgaaccgctaTATTTTAACCGGCCCggaactgaacctgaaccggaactaaagaCAACTAGTGTTCCGAACCGATTCCAGAAACGATTCAGGGCTCTTCTGTATCATTTCTGGACACGAATGCCCTCTGCTCTACCTGCTCTGCACGCATCGCGCTCATGACGACAACACAATCAGTCGGCACTGCTTTGGAGATTTCATATTCCACAGCTCCACTTAGCGAGAGACGTCGCCTGTACGAATTCACCAGTTCTCTAAATGCTGCGAAACACCTGAAACTTACTGACCTCCAAGTGTTGTCCTTCTTCGCAATCTCTTACTTGCGCTTCCTCTTTAGTCGTTTCTTTAGGTAGACAAGTTagcgacaacaacaaaaatgatGTAGCAATAATGGCAAAACGGCAAGGGTGCAGGTCAGCTGGTAGCAAATGTAGCAAATCATACTGTTAGGGGCTACGTTACGTATTTATACATGTGatagatataaaaaaaaaactcctggAATCCATAGtcagcgtaaaaaaaaagataacagAGCGTGAAAACGTttgcttccatgcattagaaaaGGGCGACATCTCGCGCTCTCAGGTGAGTTATGTGCAGGTACCGCCAgggcactaccgatgagcatccatttGGGACATCGTTTCGGGTTCTGCACCGATAGCTTCCCCAGCGGTACCTTTACACAACTCACCTGggaccgccatgttgccctattctaatgcatggaacccgccgttttcgcgctctgttactttatttttatttttttacgctgagtgTGCTCCCTGGAtgttttttttgtagcttttgcacgcataaatacgccatcgtgcTCTACCAGGAGTTCCTCacgtaagtagacaacgagttacgtgCCCCGCGTAGAGGTGTGCGCCACGCCGCCGCCGCTGGGTCGTTTCAATCGGCGCGCTGCCGCCTCCGATTCAGTCGATCGGCGCATCGCTGTCGGGTAGCGAAGTTTTAACTTTTCCGTTGGCATTTTTCCCTGCATTGTCCCGATCGTTCGTTGCTTCTAGCAAACTGTAGCTTCGGCCACAGGCATGACGCTCAAAAATGGAAGATACGTGCCTTCACAAACACCGAGGAAAATCTGGAGTGTTAaaatatgtgtttgtgtgtcatCTCCTGCCCATACTCTATCGTTGGCTGGAAAACGTGTTCTGAAATGATTTGGaaataaacaaacaacaacaactttatttcaggataatgggtggggagtttcatcgccgggggcgatactctgccccattggTGGAGGTGAAGCAgtgaatgaaggaatgggtcccgttacaatgaggatcgaagtcctgtggtgtccaaaaaggcgaagagagccttgaggacagagcgttggtgagctggaagCGGCCAGGGGACAAGCAATTtggtgagggagaggggacgggagtagagctcgttgagggaggcggagagtacggagcaggaagggtggtagtgtttGCAATCGAGAAGTacgtgctcgagatcttcaacagcaccgcagtgactgcagtggggagagttaacttgtcgcAAGTGGTAGCGCCACTGTTCTGTGAaagccacgtcgaggcgcattcgatgaactaatgcggcgtcttgacgagagatatgtgctggcatgcggaaagcgagcgttgtgtcaactctgctcagcatggcggggggtagtatgtgggtggtccgttggcgggtagccagaggaggcACAAGGCTTCAAAGTATGGGCtgccgatcgcctctcagcagtgaAATATccgtccgtgtccgagacgagagagctgctccggcggcgctgtccgccagttcattgccttcgataCCGCAATGGGCGTCCTGCTttgtagacaagtttgtaagcggttaacacatccataaccaacggggcggaggagcctcggatgccagaattttcaattgattgcagcgcagatgctcagtcagtaaagaccacccaattccggTGTGGGAatggaacgatgtgctgcaaaaagaaaagtactgcgtagagttccgcagctgtggatgatgtacaatgccaaaggcgacgtccttgaacTACGCCTTCTTCGGGGATGACAAATGCGGACGCGAACTtcccatttcgagatgcgccattgGTGTGAGCGGCGGTAGAGGTGTAAAAACTTCGTCGACGAGAGCATAAAAACTGGCtggaaggacttgagggggaacctgagctctgcggaccgggaggtcaggaagacgtgGGAAGGGGGGTGGcgcaggcagagaccagggggcgttcggcggtgtgacaATCCAAGGTGTGAAGCCGGTGAGAgcgtggcgtgtcctctgcgccacgcgatggaaatcactttcaggacggtatcgaattttcctgaggagagggtgacggggaacgttcgcacgcaaacgtaggaagtgtcgagccgtttcccgtttgCGGAGGACCTCCACCAGgagttctccagcttcagctaggacttgccgtgtttcagccattcttggaacgccaaggcagcgaTGAAGGCTTGGgcgaacagggaccgaagggtattgAACGATGTTGTAGGAACCCTATGCAAGACTGGAAGCCTGTTAAGCACAGtggccctcaccaaagccgcgtgaacgacTAAGAGGAGCGTTGATGACAGCCCCAgccgaagccagaaagatgctgaatggcaggaagccatcgctgcacttcgGTTTTGAGATAGTCGGTATGCGTGGGAATAACAACGATTTAATACGAGTAACTAGGGACGAGACAATACATGTTGAAGCCTATGGCTCCAGACGAATCAGCCAGAAGAATGATCCAGGCCGAGCTCTCGCGCATCGTCTTCAGTGTCCGCAACCCAACCCACTAGCGCCACTACAATACCTCCCCCTTTAATAAGTAGAGCGATAGCCGTCTACTGAACGACGGATCCTCAAGGGGTATCGGCGTGTATTGTCGCCCGTAGGAGCCGCttcacttgaaggtgcgccAGCCTGTCCATCCCTCGGTGGTTGAACACTTAAGGACGTATGACGATTTCTGTCACTCAATGGTGGGTCCTCCACTTCGGGGAACGGTAAAGGAAATTCCGGTCCCTCGAGCACAAGATCTTGATCTGCCGTTGTCTTCGAAAATCCGCTTTCCCACGATTCCAAAGATTCCCTGAGCTTAAGATGGTCCTTATGTCGTCATGCAAGTCCTTATGTACTCGATGAATCTTCCCATCAGCATCTCGCACATGGAAGATcactctcccttctttttccaTAATTTTTCCGGTTTTCCAGTGACCTTTCCTCTGCGGGTCAAGCATCCACACGCATGCGTCTTTTCCGAAAGATCGGTCCCGCGCCCGTTTATCATGACAACGCCTTTGTCGCTCTCGGGCACCCGCATCCGTTGACGCAGGAATCAGAGAAAAATCAGAAGGTCTAACAAGGTCCAACACAGACCGATAGTGCCTGCTGTTGAGCCGCTCGCAAGGTGGACGACCTGTAGATGCATGTGGTGTTACACGGTATTTGAACAGGAACTCTCTGATATTTTCTCTCCCCTCCATAGCGGAGCGAGATAGCGCTGTTTTAAACGTTCGTACGAAGTTTTCAGCTTGTCGGTTAGACTTCGGATGATATGGAGGCGTACGAACGTGATGAACTCCAAGTTCCGCAAGGAACGTCGTAAACTGCTGACTGGTGAAGGGAGGTCCATTATCTGTCACCAGAACCTGTGGAAGCCCATGCTGCACGAAAATGTCTTTCATGGCATCCATTGTCTTCGTCGCTGTAGTTGCTGCCATAGGCACCACCTCTGGCCACTTATAGAATGCGTCAATTATTATGAGGTAATCTTTCCCATGCAACTCTGTGAAGTCCGCGTGTAGCCGAAACCACGGTTTCTCTGGCGGCTCCCATTGATGAAATGGAACCGGGGACTCCTGGGCTGCAATGGCTGCACACTGATGACAACGTCTCACTGTGGCTTCAATATCTTTATCGAGGCCTGGCCACCACATGTATGAGCGGGAAAGCATTTTCATCTTTGTTTGACCGACATGGCAATCATGAAGGGTGTTCAGAAGTTGCAGACGATACTTATCAGGAACTACCGTACGTAATCCGAGAAGTATGCACCCTCTGTGAGTCGTCAGCTCCGCTCGTCGTTGAACATATGGTGCGGACTCAGGTTCGGTTCTCTCAGGCCAGCCGTTTGTAATAAACTGAATTACTTCTTTTAAACAGGGATCTTCTTGTGTCGCTTCAGCAATCCGCTTCACGGTGACCGGAAGGGTAGACATTCGAAAATCTTGCACAGCCTTTATCTCTTCAACCTCGACGTTGAAAATACCCTGTTGCATTTGCAGACCAAATTGCACATCCGGCCCTTCTGGAAGTCTGGAAAGACCGTCAGCATTTGCGATATTTAATGTCGACTTGAACTGGATATCGAAAGAATAACTCATGAGGATGATAGCCCAACGTTGCAGACGGTTTGCTGTAGTAACGGGAATGCCTTTGGACGACCCAAAAATCACCGTtagaggcttgtggtctgtgAAGAGCGTAAACCTCCTCCCCCAAAGATATTGGTGAAATTTCTTGACACCAAAATTATGGCGAGAGCTTCCCGTTCTATCTGAGCATACCTTCATTCGGCGGGTGTCAGAGTCTTTGAAGCATGTGCGATCGGACGATCTGCGCCGTTAATACGGTAGTAAATGACGGCCCCAAGTCCTTTGGAGAACGCATCCACGGCCAGAAATATTTCCTTGCGCGGGTCATAATGTTTCAGTACTTCGACTGAAGTCAATTTCTTCTTAATCGTCTCGAAAGCTTCAACACACGACGCCGACCATTTCCATGGCACAGATTTCTTAAGCAAGTTGTTCAGCGGAGCACACACGTCTGCCAAGGAGGGTATGTATTTGCCGTAGTGCTGAACCATGCCCAGAAACGAACGTAATTCCGATACTTGCGTAGGAGGCGGCATGTTCAGTATCGCGGATACCCTTTTCGGAGATGGTCGAAATCCCTCCGCTGTAACAACATGACCAAGGTACTCAACCTGTTGCTGCATGAACGCACACTTCTCTTTTTTCAGTGTGAAGCCAAATTCACGTAGTCGCAATAAAACCTGCTTCAAGTTTTCCCAAGTGTTGGTGGTCGTTCTCGCCAGTTACAATAATATCGTCCAGATAACAAGCCACTGAGGGTATTCCAGCAATCACCTGTTCCATGATACGTTGAAACACCGCTTGGGCAGACGCGATTCCGAACGGCATTCGGTTGAACTGATAGAGACCCTTATGAGTGTTGATGACCAAGATTCTCTTCGCATCTTCATCCAGCTCCATCTGGAGATACGCCTCGGACAAATCTAGTTTGGAAAATTTCTCGCCCCCGTTTAGCGTTGCCAAGAGTTCCTCTGGCCGTGGTAGGGGATATTGCGTAATCTCGATCGTCGCCAGTTGAGATAGTCGGTATGCGTGGGAATAACAACGATTTAATACGAGTAACTAGGGACGAGACAATACATGTTGGAGCCTATGTCTCCAGACGAATCAGCCAGAAGAATGATCCAGGCCGAGCTCTCGCGCATCGTCTTCAGTGTCCGCAACCCAACCCACTAGCACCACTACAGGTTTCAAAGAGCTTAATGTGGTGAGCCCAGCGC includes these proteins:
- the LOC135388678 gene encoding uncharacterized protein K02A2.6-like, encoding MSYSFDIQFKSTLNIANADGLSRLPEGPDVQFGLQMQQGIFNVEVEEIKAVQDFRMSTLPVTVKRIAEATQEDPCLKEVIQFITNGWPERTEPESAPYVQRRAELTTHRGCILLGLRTVVPDKYRLQLLNTLHDCHVGQTKMKMLSRSYMWWPGLDKDIEATVRRCHQCAAIAAQESPVPFHQWEPPEKPWFRLHADFTELHGKDYLIIIDAFYKWPEVVPMAATTATKTMDAMKDIFVQHGLPQVLVTDNGPPFTSQQFTTFLAELGVHHVRTPPYHPKSNRQAENFVRTFKTALSRSAMEGRENIREFLFKYRVTPHASTGRPPCERLNSRHYRSVLDLVRPSDFSLIPASTDAGARERQRRCHDKRARDRSFGKDACVWMLDPQRKGHWKTGKIMEKEGRVIFHVRDADGKIHRVHKDLHDDIRTILSSGNLWNRGKADFRRQRQIKILCSRDRNFLYRSPKWRTHH